A single window of Methylobacterium nodulans ORS 2060 DNA harbors:
- a CDS encoding PepSY domain-containing protein, with translation MTTLALGATLLGGPASADVHCSVPLADWQPREALQRKLEAEGWTVTAIRADDGCYKVRATNARGERLEGKFDPARLEPVRRKTQEDDED, from the coding sequence ATGACCACACTCGCCCTCGGCGCGACCCTGCTGGGCGGCCCTGCCTCGGCGGATGTGCACTGCAGCGTCCCGCTCGCCGATTGGCAGCCGCGCGAGGCGCTTCAGCGCAAGCTGGAAGCCGAAGGATGGACTGTGACCGCCATCCGGGCGGATGACGGCTGCTACAAGGTGCGCGCGACGAACGCACGGGGAGAGCGGCTGGAGGGGAAGTTCGATCCGGCCCGGCTCGAACCCGTTCGGCGGAAAACTCAGGAGGACGACGAGGACTGA
- a CDS encoding response regulator, producing the protein MRILLIEDDLVLGEAVRDHLLSDGHSADWMKTVADAAAAITAAVYDLVLLDLMLPDGRGIDFLQHRRSLGDVTPVIILTARDQISDRIAGLNAGADDYLIKPFDLFELTARISAVGRRYSGNPNPLVTIGDLDIDLAARSVHKGGKPVPLTAREWSLFEALIQRPNALLSKTQLEERLYSFDAEVESNTIEVYIGRLRKKIGADVIETVRGMGYRLGLPARGV; encoded by the coding sequence ATGCGCATCCTCCTGATCGAAGACGATCTCGTGCTGGGCGAGGCCGTCCGCGACCACCTCCTGTCCGACGGGCACTCGGCGGATTGGATGAAGACCGTCGCTGACGCCGCGGCCGCAATCACGGCGGCCGTCTACGATCTTGTCCTGCTCGACCTCATGCTGCCGGACGGCCGTGGGATCGACTTCCTTCAGCATCGCCGCTCCCTAGGCGACGTCACGCCCGTGATCATTCTCACCGCCCGGGACCAGATCTCCGACAGGATCGCTGGCCTCAATGCGGGCGCGGACGACTACCTCATCAAGCCCTTCGACCTGTTCGAACTCACCGCGCGCATCAGCGCCGTTGGGCGGCGCTATTCCGGCAATCCCAACCCGCTCGTCACGATCGGCGACCTCGACATCGATCTCGCGGCCCGTTCGGTCCACAAAGGTGGGAAGCCCGTGCCGCTGACCGCTCGGGAATGGTCGCTGTTCGAGGCTCTCATCCAGAGGCCGAATGCTCTGCTCTCAAAGACGCAGCTGGAGGAGAGGCTCTACTCCTTCGACGCCGAGGTCGAGAGCAACACGATCGAGGTCTATATCGGGCGGCTGCGCAAGAAGATCGGTGCGGACGTGATCGAAACCGTGCGCGGGATGGGCTACCGGCTCGGTCTGCCCGCCAGGGGCGTGTGA
- a CDS encoding ATP-binding protein, whose product MSLRRRLGAGLALGVTAVWLAASVVAGLVLHHEIDEVFDSALQEVAQRVLPLAYAEVLAREDSTTSQLMPPVSRHREYITYVVRDASGRELLRSSDAHRMKIPSGLAPGFQTVNGLRTYTEAGVRGTILVTAAEGLDHRRAAVLKAIMTLVWPLAALVPLALAAVWLAVRLSLGPVLAFRDAIEARGRGNLSPIATEDLPTEMAPVAAAVNALLGRLRSALEAERSFTANSAHELRTPIAAALAQTQRLCAELQDQERLERARAIEGALRRLSRLSEKLLQLAKAEGGGLIAETATPLAPVLRLVIDELRRNRDGSDRLQVVMASKAGPVSNLDPDAFAILARNLIENALKHGDPDNPVVVCLSEQVFEVSNAGPPVPPEDLAHLTRPFTRGPARTEGSGLGLAIAAAICRGAGLRLDLASPIPGEMSGFQASVHIAAAASGPPAPAA is encoded by the coding sequence GTGAGCCTGCGCCGCCGGCTGGGGGCCGGGCTGGCGCTCGGCGTGACGGCGGTGTGGCTCGCGGCCTCGGTCGTGGCCGGGCTGGTGCTGCATCATGAGATCGACGAGGTCTTCGACAGTGCCTTGCAGGAGGTCGCGCAGCGGGTGCTGCCTCTCGCCTATGCCGAAGTCCTGGCGCGGGAGGACAGCACGACGAGCCAACTCATGCCGCCCGTCAGCCGGCATCGGGAGTACATCACTTACGTCGTGCGGGATGCCAGCGGACGCGAACTCCTGCGGTCGAGCGACGCCCATCGGATGAAGATCCCCAGCGGCCTCGCGCCGGGGTTCCAGACCGTGAATGGTCTGCGCACCTACACGGAGGCGGGTGTCCGGGGGACGATATTGGTGACCGCTGCCGAGGGGCTCGATCACCGCCGGGCCGCGGTTCTCAAGGCGATAATGACCCTGGTCTGGCCGCTCGCTGCGCTCGTGCCCCTCGCGCTCGCCGCCGTGTGGCTGGCCGTCCGTCTCTCGCTCGGGCCGGTGCTTGCCTTCCGGGATGCCATCGAGGCGCGCGGCCGGGGCAATCTCTCGCCGATCGCCACGGAAGACCTGCCGACCGAGATGGCTCCGGTGGCGGCCGCGGTCAACGCGCTGCTCGGCCGCCTGCGCAGCGCGCTCGAGGCCGAGCGCAGCTTCACCGCCAACAGCGCGCACGAGTTGCGCACGCCCATCGCCGCCGCTCTGGCCCAGACCCAGCGTCTCTGCGCGGAACTGCAGGATCAGGAGCGCCTCGAGCGCGCCCGCGCCATCGAGGGTGCGCTGCGCCGGCTCTCGCGCCTCTCCGAGAAGCTGCTCCAACTCGCCAAGGCCGAAGGCGGCGGACTAATCGCCGAGACGGCCACGCCGCTCGCTCCTGTGCTTCGTCTCGTCATCGATGAACTGCGCCGCAACCGCGACGGCAGCGACCGCCTGCAGGTGGTCATGGCGTCGAAGGCCGGTCCCGTCTCGAACCTTGACCCTGATGCCTTCGCTATCCTTGCGCGCAACCTCATCGAGAATGCGCTGAAGCACGGCGATCCCGATAATCCGGTTGTCGTTTGTCTGTCCGAGCAGGTGTTCGAGGTGAGCAATGCCGGTCCGCCGGTTCCTCCCGAAGACCTCGCGCATCTGACCCGTCCCTTCACGCGGGGACCCGCACGGACGGAAGGATCGGGATTAGGGCTGGCAATCGCGGCTGCCATCTGCCGCGGCGCGGGGCTTCGGCTCGACCTTGCGTCGCCCATTCCAGGCGAAATGAGCGGCTTCCAGGCGAGTGTCCACATCGCTGCGGCCGCCTCTGGCCCGCCGGCGCCTGCAGCCTGA
- a CDS encoding DUF2271 domain-containing protein, with product MKLALSVAAATTLAVPALARPVTFEAKLKNYGGNGAYVVMYVTDVAGKYRGTLWMAGGKAKYYRHLSDWQRASTGALAEIDGITGASIGSGKTLKVTVDLADALIDAGYQIHVDTAVEDGLDQPSEVVVPLSTGASGQAAPGKAHVKTFTVTF from the coding sequence ATGAAGCTCGCGCTGTCGGTCGCGGCTGCGACCACATTGGCCGTCCCTGCCCTGGCAAGGCCGGTCACTTTCGAGGCCAAGCTCAAGAACTACGGCGGCAATGGTGCTTATGTGGTCATGTACGTGACCGATGTCGCTGGCAAGTATCGCGGCACGCTCTGGATGGCTGGAGGCAAGGCCAAGTACTATCGCCACCTCTCGGATTGGCAACGCGCCTCGACCGGCGCCTTGGCCGAGATCGACGGGATCACGGGTGCCAGCATCGGCTCGGGCAAGACGCTGAAGGTCACTGTCGATCTTGCCGACGCTCTGATCGACGCCGGCTACCAAATCCATGTCGATACCGCCGTCGAGGACGGCCTGGATCAGCCGTCCGAGGTCGTCGTGCCGCTCTCTACCGGCGCGTCGGGCCAGGCCGCCCCCGGCAAGGCCCACGTGAAGACCTTCACGGTCACCTTCTGA
- a CDS encoding PepSY domain-containing protein encodes MFRWIHFLLGLPPAAVLIVTAVSGATLSLVPAADRATVPTISRGTSVATLAEAVAARHRAVTKIVHRPTGAVAATYVDGDVSGVEIVDPATGESLGPFHVSEATRIVTNLHRAFLAGDAGRIAAAVAALVMFVLAVTGLQMLARRQGGRWALLRPVRGTPAQRWHAELGRLAALGLILSSLTGLWMSADTFDLLPAREAAVASTVASGGTPAPVGSLEALRSVDVADLDALTFPDPTDRADVYTLRTLKGEWSIDPATGRILSFVSATNLDHVGRTVVMLHTGRGAWAIGLVLGLSAGCVPVFAITGAATWWKRRSARAQIPDNLPARSADTVILVGSEGNTTWSFAATLHAALTRAGHKVHTAAMNALSPVHGHADRLLILTATAGDGAAPAAARHFMARLAAVGASPQVAVLGFGDRTFPQFCRFAQDVSDALDRKGWPRLMPLTCIDRQSAQAFAQWGRDLADALGHGREFVLEHAAPAPKTATLELVSREDYGVASGAPIAILRFVPARDLEIGELPPFEAGDLVGILPPSTTMARFYSLASSSGDRVLEVCVRLRQGGVCSTFLHTLPVGGRVRAFIRTNPHFRPAMGKAPLILIGAGTGIGPLAGFVRSNRARRPIHLYWGGRSPNSGYLYEHELAKHLAERRLTTLRTAFSRQPGGGYVQDHIAADAALVRELICQGGHVLVCGRRDMAEAVKRVLDGVVQPLGLDVATLSSRGLYVEDVY; translated from the coding sequence GTGTTCCGCTGGATTCATTTCCTCCTGGGGCTTCCCCCGGCTGCGGTCCTCATTGTCACTGCCGTCTCCGGCGCGACCCTGTCCCTGGTTCCAGCAGCCGACCGCGCGACTGTCCCCACCATCTCACGCGGGACGAGCGTGGCCACGCTTGCCGAAGCGGTCGCGGCCCGGCACCGGGCCGTCACGAAGATTGTGCACCGTCCGACGGGCGCGGTGGCCGCCACCTACGTCGATGGCGACGTGAGCGGTGTGGAGATCGTCGATCCCGCCACGGGCGAGAGCCTCGGCCCGTTCCACGTCTCGGAGGCGACGCGGATCGTCACGAATCTGCACCGAGCTTTTCTGGCCGGCGATGCGGGCCGGATCGCCGCGGCTGTCGCCGCGTTGGTCATGTTCGTTTTGGCCGTGACCGGTCTGCAGATGCTGGCGCGCCGGCAGGGCGGCCGGTGGGCGCTCCTGCGGCCGGTGCGCGGCACCCCCGCACAGCGCTGGCACGCCGAACTCGGACGGCTGGCCGCGCTCGGGTTGATCCTGTCGTCCCTCACCGGCCTCTGGATGTCCGCGGACACCTTCGATCTGCTCCCGGCCCGCGAGGCGGCCGTGGCGAGCACTGTCGCGAGCGGCGGCACTCCGGCACCCGTGGGCTCGCTCGAAGCCCTGCGTTCCGTCGATGTGGCGGACCTCGACGCCCTCACCTTTCCCGATCCGACGGACCGCGCTGACGTCTACACGTTGCGGACCTTGAAGGGAGAGTGGTCCATCGACCCTGCTACGGGCCGCATTCTCTCCTTTGTTTCAGCGACTAACCTCGATCATGTGGGGCGCACCGTCGTCATGCTCCACACGGGCCGCGGCGCGTGGGCCATCGGCCTTGTTCTTGGGCTGAGCGCCGGCTGCGTTCCTGTCTTCGCCATCACGGGCGCCGCGACCTGGTGGAAACGACGCTCTGCGCGGGCGCAGATCCCCGACAACTTGCCCGCCCGGTCGGCCGACACGGTCATCCTGGTCGGCAGCGAGGGCAACACGACCTGGAGCTTCGCCGCGACCCTGCATGCCGCGCTTACCCGGGCCGGCCACAAGGTGCACACGGCCGCGATGAACGCCTTGTCGCCGGTGCACGGCCATGCCGATCGCCTCCTGATCCTGACCGCGACGGCCGGCGACGGTGCCGCTCCGGCGGCCGCCAGACACTTCATGGCCCGTCTGGCCGCCGTGGGGGCTTCGCCTCAGGTAGCCGTACTCGGGTTCGGCGACCGAACATTCCCCCAATTCTGCCGCTTCGCGCAGGACGTTTCCGATGCGCTCGACCGCAAGGGCTGGCCGCGGCTGATGCCGCTGACGTGTATCGACCGCCAGTCTGCGCAGGCCTTCGCGCAGTGGGGCCGCGACTTGGCGGACGCGCTCGGCCACGGGCGGGAGTTCGTCCTCGAGCACGCTGCTCCGGCGCCGAAAACCGCGACGCTGGAACTCGTCAGTCGGGAGGATTACGGCGTCGCCTCAGGTGCGCCGATCGCGATCCTGCGTTTCGTTCCCGCGCGTGACCTGGAGATCGGAGAGCTGCCCCCCTTCGAAGCCGGTGATCTCGTCGGAATCCTACCGCCGAGTACCACCATGGCCCGCTTCTATTCGCTCGCCTCCTCTTCGGGAGACCGTGTGCTGGAGGTCTGCGTGCGGCTGCGCCAAGGAGGGGTTTGCTCCACCTTCCTCCACACTCTCCCCGTGGGGGGCCGCGTGAGGGCGTTCATCCGGACCAACCCGCATTTCCGCCCGGCCATGGGCAAGGCGCCGCTCATCCTCATTGGCGCCGGGACCGGGATCGGGCCGCTCGCAGGCTTCGTCCGGTCGAACCGGGCGCGACGGCCCATCCATCTCTACTGGGGCGGTCGGAGCCCGAATTCGGGCTACCTGTACGAGCACGAGCTGGCGAAGCACCTCGCCGAAAGGCGGCTGACCACGTTGCGGACAGCCTTCTCGCGCCAGCCGGGCGGCGGATACGTGCAGGACCATATCGCCGCCGACGCTGCTCTCGTGCGGGAACTGATTTGCCAAGGCGGCCACGTGCTGGTCTGCGGGCGGCGCGACATGGCGGAAGCCGTGAAACGCGTGCTCGACGGGGTCGTTCAGCCGCTCGGCCTCGATGTCGCTACCCTCAGCTCGCGTGGGCTCTATGTCGAAGACGTCTACTGA
- a CDS encoding FAD:protein FMN transferase produces MGSRWSAVFYSSTGDDLEGLRAAIQAAVTKVDRQMSTWDPASDLNHLNAARVGTWIDIPRELAIVLAAGIEIGCASAGAFNIAVGTLVRAWGFGSGARMPDAATIAALSGHPSLVTPNLLQVDEPGCRARKLAPLALDLSGIAKGFGVDEIARVLATAGVTAFLAGIDGELCACGIKPDGRLWAVGHEQPEPGLRSLAGVLELTDCAVATSGHYRHRRDVGGRVVSHTMDPRTGAPLSNRLASVTVLASTCMAADAWATALLVSGEIEGVRLAERLGIRALFVQSDGSLLSTLQEGSKLDLLRISGERFGWRSASRTGPG; encoded by the coding sequence ATGGGCTCGCGGTGGTCGGCCGTCTTCTATTCCTCGACAGGAGATGACTTGGAAGGGCTACGCGCTGCCATCCAGGCGGCGGTGACCAAGGTGGACCGGCAGATGTCGACCTGGGATCCTGCCTCCGATCTCAACCACCTCAACGCCGCCCGCGTGGGGACCTGGATCGACATCCCGCGCGAACTCGCCATCGTGCTTGCCGCCGGGATCGAGATTGGCTGCGCCTCTGCCGGCGCATTCAACATCGCGGTAGGGACCCTCGTGCGCGCTTGGGGCTTTGGCAGCGGTGCGCGAATGCCTGACGCGGCCACGATCGCGGCCTTGTCGGGCCACCCCTCTCTGGTGACGCCAAATCTGCTGCAGGTCGATGAGCCGGGCTGCCGGGCGCGCAAGCTCGCGCCGCTTGCGCTGGATCTCTCCGGGATCGCGAAGGGCTTCGGCGTGGATGAGATAGCGCGGGTCCTCGCGACTGCCGGAGTGACCGCATTCCTCGCTGGCATCGATGGGGAGCTGTGCGCCTGTGGCATCAAGCCCGACGGACGGCTTTGGGCGGTCGGCCACGAGCAGCCAGAGCCCGGCCTTCGCAGTCTCGCGGGCGTTCTCGAATTGACGGATTGCGCCGTGGCGACATCGGGCCACTACCGTCACCGCCGGGATGTCGGCGGCCGGGTGGTTTCCCATACGATGGATCCTCGCACGGGAGCCCCGCTTTCCAACCGCCTCGCCTCGGTCACGGTTCTGGCCAGCACCTGTATGGCGGCGGACGCCTGGGCAACGGCACTCCTGGTCAGCGGTGAGATTGAAGGCGTCCGGCTGGCTGAGCGCTTGGGGATCAGGGCGCTGTTCGTACAATCCGACGGCAGTCTTCTCTCCACACTTCAAGAGGGGAGCAAACTGGACTTGCTCCGGATTAGTGGAGAGCGGTTTGGCTGGCGAAGCGCCTCTCGAACTGGGCCGGGCTGA
- a CDS encoding ISL3-like element ISMno5 family transposase, with product MILSSSLPGCTIERVFRHTDHLVVIAHGRRCHGRCPTCGTPSSAVHSRYDRRPADLPSMGQPVTLRLRIRRFYCHHPACRRRTFAEPLPRLIPPRARRTRRLAQAQTRIGLAVGGEAGARLTGHLGMQTSPDTILRLVHRLPLPRANAPRAVGIDDWAIRKGRSYGTLLVDLERRCPIDLLPDRSGATVAAWLRRHPSIQIVARDRSTEYARAATAGAPAALQVADRWHLLLNLRQVLERWLGRVHGRLRQLPPLASGDGRQPGERPRAYRRSAAEIAVSLDSRARRLAAYEDVRRRHLAGETLLAIGRATGLARATVRKYAQAESFPERAIRRPNPSRLDPYLAHLEQRMAEGCENAMALWREIRRQGFAGTHRQVHRFVAERRTARKWLSQPASTSTEAIRPSPIASPKQLAWILVQPLATLQPRAAADLARIRQDPEAARIADLARRFTMLVRACGLGGDRPADPASELDRWLLETRNCGVAALETFAAGLAQDGAAVRAALTTSWSNAQAEGQISRLKMLKRTMYGRASFALLRSRILIAA from the coding sequence ATGATCCTGTCCTCATCCCTGCCGGGCTGCACGATCGAGCGGGTCTTTCGCCACACCGATCACCTTGTCGTCATCGCCCATGGCCGCCGTTGTCATGGTCGATGTCCGACCTGTGGCACGCCCAGTTCCGCCGTTCACAGCCGCTATGATCGCCGTCCGGCCGATCTGCCGAGCATGGGCCAGCCTGTGACGCTGCGCCTGCGTATCCGACGCTTCTACTGCCATCATCCCGCTTGCCGCCGCCGCACGTTCGCCGAGCCTCTTCCGCGGCTGATACCGCCGCGAGCGCGCCGGACCCGCCGCCTCGCTCAGGCCCAGACCCGGATCGGGCTTGCAGTCGGCGGCGAGGCCGGCGCGCGCCTGACCGGCCACCTGGGGATGCAAACCAGCCCCGACACGATCCTGCGCCTCGTGCACCGCCTCCCGTTGCCGAGAGCGAACGCGCCGCGCGCCGTGGGCATCGACGACTGGGCCATCCGCAAAGGTCGGAGCTACGGCACGCTTCTCGTCGACCTCGAACGGCGATGCCCGATCGACCTGCTGCCCGACCGCTCAGGGGCGACCGTTGCCGCATGGCTGCGTCGCCATCCCAGCATCCAGATCGTCGCCCGCGACCGCTCGACCGAGTACGCCCGAGCGGCCACCGCGGGCGCGCCGGCCGCCCTCCAGGTCGCCGACCGATGGCACCTGCTCCTCAACCTGCGCCAGGTTCTCGAACGCTGGCTTGGCCGCGTCCATGGCCGGCTGCGACAGCTCCCTCCTCTTGCGAGTGGTGACGGACGACAGCCAGGGGAGCGCCCGCGCGCCTATCGCCGCAGCGCAGCCGAGATTGCCGTCAGCCTCGACAGCCGCGCCCGCCGGCTGGCGGCCTATGAGGACGTGCGCCGACGCCATCTCGCTGGCGAGACCCTCCTGGCGATCGGCCGCGCCACGGGTCTGGCGCGAGCGACCGTGCGCAAGTACGCCCAGGCCGAGAGCTTCCCGGAGCGCGCGATCCGCAGACCCAATCCCTCTCGCCTCGATCCCTACCTCGCCCATCTGGAGCAGCGCATGGCCGAGGGCTGCGAGAACGCTATGGCGCTCTGGCGCGAGATCCGCCGCCAGGGCTTCGCGGGAACCCATCGGCAGGTGCACCGCTTCGTCGCCGAGCGGCGCACGGCTCGCAAATGGCTGTCGCAGCCCGCCTCGACGAGCACTGAGGCGATCAGACCCTCACCCATCGCCTCACCCAAGCAACTGGCCTGGATCCTGGTGCAGCCCCTCGCGACACTGCAGCCCCGCGCCGCGGCTGACCTCGCCCGCATCCGGCAGGATCCTGAAGCCGCACGGATCGCCGATCTGGCGCGGCGGTTCACGATGCTCGTGCGTGCCTGTGGCCTGGGCGGCGACCGGCCGGCGGACCCTGCCAGCGAGCTCGACAGATGGCTGCTCGAAACCCGGAACTGCGGTGTCGCTGCGCTGGAGACCTTCGCGGCCGGTTTGGCGCAGGATGGGGCGGCCGTTCGGGCGGCGCTGACGACGTCCTGGAGCAATGCTCAGGCGGAAGGGCAGATCAGTCGGCTGAAGATGCTCAAGCGCACCATGTACGGTCGCGCCAGCTTCGCACTCCTCCGTAGCCGCATCCTCATCGCTGCCTGA
- a CDS encoding hemerythrin domain-containing protein: MSMHMEELNRRGAVAVAAALATGGLVNLGGLLVPSASAAQGTRSRKPGEGGKDEQGGDDEDVSATEDLMREHGVLRRTLIVYAELSERLRSNTGRIDPGALADAAKLFREFGEDYHEHTLEEQHVFPEVRKGGGPNAKLVEVLLIQHQRGREITDYLYRIGSRGQIGGDAEPLARALASMTRMYQAHAAFEDTVVFPAWKKTQSKQRLGELAEKFEDIEKKRFGKDGFDEAIERISKVEQALGLADLAVYTAPSLPR; encoded by the coding sequence ATGAGCATGCACATGGAAGAGCTCAACCGGCGCGGCGCAGTTGCTGTCGCTGCGGCGCTGGCCACAGGGGGGCTCGTCAACCTTGGCGGCCTCCTTGTCCCGTCCGCGTCTGCAGCTCAGGGCACCAGAAGCCGGAAGCCCGGCGAAGGTGGGAAGGATGAACAGGGGGGAGACGACGAGGACGTGTCAGCGACCGAGGATCTGATGCGGGAACACGGCGTCTTACGTCGTACTCTCATCGTGTATGCTGAGCTCTCGGAACGACTGCGATCCAACACAGGCCGGATTGATCCTGGCGCGCTCGCCGACGCGGCAAAGCTCTTCCGCGAGTTTGGAGAGGACTATCACGAGCACACACTCGAAGAGCAGCACGTCTTTCCCGAAGTCCGCAAGGGCGGCGGACCGAACGCGAAGTTGGTAGAGGTGCTCCTCATTCAGCATCAACGTGGGCGCGAGATCACGGATTACCTATATCGGATCGGTTCACGGGGGCAAATTGGCGGGGATGCCGAGCCGCTTGCGAGGGCGCTCGCGTCGATGACTCGCATGTACCAGGCTCACGCGGCCTTCGAGGATACGGTCGTGTTTCCGGCCTGGAAGAAAACCCAATCGAAGCAGCGTCTCGGCGAGCTGGCTGAGAAGTTTGAGGACATTGAGAAGAAGCGCTTTGGCAAAGACGGCTTTGACGAGGCGATCGAGCGCATCAGCAAGGTCGAACAGGCGCTCGGGCTTGCTGACCTCGCAGTTTACACAGCTCCGTCGCTGCCTCGTTAA
- a CDS encoding MFS transporter, protein MKKTAPALSGSPAFRFVLIMGIVNLFSDMTYEGGASINGPYLGALGASAALISIIAGLGEFLGYSMRPVAGYFADKTGRYWTITFVGYAINLLAVPIMALAGTWQVAAALIPAERVGRAIRKPTVEAMLSYTTAKHGKGWVYGVNTALDETGAAIGPLVIALVLFLKEKYQIAYALLAISALLALASLTIARVGFPLPCRLEEGRTAPAIGFTSSYWLYMLAGAFFAAGLMSFELISYHLSTAQIVATPWIPMFLAFSTGCGVVASLVMGRLYDRAELPVIIAAVFLSSLFAPFVFLGSFSFALVGMALWGIGYATQDTLLKALIAGVLPEGKRNLAFGLFYVGYGTGWLIGSIVTGLLYERSRTSLVVFAVVAQLASMSIFILGQRLSRK, encoded by the coding sequence ATGAAGAAAACAGCGCCCGCCCTTTCGGGATCTCCTGCGTTCCGTTTCGTACTGATCATGGGTATAGTCAATTTATTTAGTGACATGACCTATGAAGGCGGCGCCAGCATCAATGGTCCGTATCTCGGCGCGCTTGGAGCAAGTGCGGCACTTATTAGTATCATCGCTGGGTTAGGCGAATTTCTTGGCTACAGCATGCGCCCGGTTGCCGGATATTTCGCTGACAAGACGGGTAGATACTGGACTATTACGTTCGTCGGTTATGCAATCAACTTGCTTGCTGTCCCGATCATGGCGCTGGCGGGAACCTGGCAGGTCGCTGCAGCTCTCATCCCTGCCGAGCGCGTTGGGCGGGCGATACGAAAGCCAACTGTGGAGGCAATGCTCTCATACACGACCGCCAAGCATGGCAAGGGCTGGGTATACGGAGTGAATACAGCACTGGATGAAACAGGAGCAGCCATAGGTCCGCTCGTCATCGCGCTCGTCCTTTTCCTCAAGGAGAAATATCAAATAGCTTATGCTTTGCTTGCAATTTCTGCGCTGCTGGCGCTCGCCTCTCTGACAATTGCGCGCGTCGGGTTCCCGCTTCCTTGCCGTCTTGAGGAAGGCCGCACGGCGCCGGCAATAGGGTTTACCTCGTCGTATTGGCTCTACATGCTGGCTGGAGCGTTCTTTGCCGCTGGCCTAATGAGCTTCGAGCTGATTTCCTATCACCTGTCGACCGCTCAAATCGTCGCCACGCCTTGGATTCCCATGTTTCTGGCCTTCTCGACAGGCTGTGGCGTGGTCGCAAGTCTTGTTATGGGCAGGCTTTATGACCGTGCCGAGCTGCCCGTCATCATTGCCGCTGTGTTTCTCTCATCCCTCTTTGCGCCATTCGTATTTCTCGGGAGCTTCTCATTCGCGCTTGTGGGAATGGCGCTCTGGGGGATCGGCTACGCGACCCAGGATACGCTCCTCAAGGCGCTGATCGCGGGTGTTCTGCCGGAGGGTAAGAGAAATCTAGCGTTCGGCCTCTTTTATGTCGGATATGGGACTGGGTGGTTGATTGGCAGCATCGTGACAGGACTGCTTTATGAACGATCGCGAACATCGCTCGTAGTATTCGCTGTCGTCGCACAGCTTGCTTCCATGTCAATCTTCATTCTGGGCCAACGCTTGTCGCGCAAGTGA
- a CDS encoding PadR family transcriptional regulator codes for MEHQDLLAGFIRLHILHHAAESDLYGQWMIEELGRHGYKLSAGTLYPMLHAMEQRGYLTSRLERAGRSQRRVYRATPLGCEALAMARERMRELFHEVLPGPTG; via the coding sequence ATGGAACACCAGGACCTTCTGGCTGGCTTCATCCGGCTGCACATCCTGCATCACGCGGCCGAGAGCGACCTGTACGGCCAGTGGATGATCGAGGAACTGGGGCGGCACGGGTACAAGCTCAGCGCCGGCACCCTCTACCCGATGCTGCACGCCATGGAACAGCGGGGATACCTGACTTCGCGCCTGGAACGGGCCGGCCGGAGCCAGCGCCGGGTCTATCGGGCGACACCCCTCGGTTGCGAGGCCCTGGCAATGGCGCGGGAGCGGATGCGCGAGCTGTTCCACGAAGTCCTTCCCGGGCCAACCGGGTGA
- a CDS encoding rhodanese-like domain-containing protein: MGRGGHLPGARRVGHADLLTAEGRLKSHQELRAMLERAGFQPGERIIMHCDGGGRAALAALAAVQAGFTHVDVYYLSFADRAKDESCPIVKGEGA; this comes from the coding sequence ATGGGACGCGGCGGGCACCTGCCCGGGGCGCGACGGGTCGGCCATGCCGACCTTCTGACCGCCGAAGGCCGCCTGAAATCCCACCAGGAGCTACGTGCGATGCTGGAGCGCGCCGGCTTCCAGCCGGGCGAACGGATCATCATGCACTGCGACGGCGGCGGACGGGCCGCCCTGGCGGCTCTGGCCGCTGTGCAGGCCGGGTTCACCCACGTGGATGTCTACTACCTCAGCTTTGCCGACCGGGCGAAGGACGAGAGCTGTCCGATCGTGAAAGGCGAGGGCGCGTAA